One window from the genome of Diabrotica virgifera virgifera chromosome 6, PGI_DIABVI_V3a encodes:
- the LOC126886191 gene encoding uncharacterized protein LOC126886191, producing the protein MSFLGGFFHNIRLEYGDNNVISLKQWSKLCHKLAKLEARRLFLLECRRRKQTPTFIQNQIDRLVNTTFRATRGSVRRRVDNFESQVRVRLLNISIHSVHHDIKTITQRIQSITSCLRNSLPAHIINNFDRRLLNQFNFTVNKSLETLQKKIANLGITPFSKIKHQQKWFKNLTDIDLPPNVSKLLALGPKFGLAPTLKDYSICNLLSDVENILTDSDSPDLIQLRSSANNIILNYTNAPKKSQSEIDRVYIETKTFLKDHPELLVLLSDKGNTTVLMYRDQYMELSQSLLNDDQYYRSLPRNPTITFTSKINKHISNLKRSNIITDVVAKALNNYNGIAPRFYCLPKIHKPQLSMRPIVSSINSPNCNIAKFLANILSTSYDHNNEFNISDSFKFSEFINNFQLPIGFQIVSFDVVSLFTNLPLPVVLSSLHNHWNQIQPHCPFGWETFVELLKLVFDTNYFVYNDKFYLQIFGTPMGSSISPLLVGFVLDDLILDRLSLLDYNIPFVKRYVDDLILAVPTDQILNTLSVFNDYNPHLQFTCEMEENNTIPFLDMLVVRGTDNILRTKWFRKSVASNRFLNYYSFHPKRFKHNLVQGLALRTHRLSHPLYRSEASILLKTILGENSYPISLINRYICSTSRALLDQTYSNLGGVHDSPQVNIEIQRDEVSTSVSPHRYCSLPYFPYLTEKLTKLFKPLSTKIGIKNCKTVGNLFSRTKTPIDIWEKSNVVYNIPCKDCHLKYIGHKKRTLKSRVTSHRSDIRCNKHSCALSSHSISLNHQIDFDNIKSLGSESNFYKRTFLEMTHILREKDSMNKRTDIDNLSIIYHSLLLNNP; encoded by the coding sequence ATGTCTTTTTTAGGAGGTTTTTTCCACAACATCAGATTGGAATATGGAGATAACAATGTCATATCTTTAAAACAGTGGTCCAAATTATGTCACAAATTAGCGAAACTTGAGGCTAGAAGACTTTTCTTGTTGGAATGCCGGAGAAGAAAGCAAACACCTACTTTTATTCAAAACCAGATTGATAGATTAGTTAACACAACCTTCAGAGCAACCAGAGGTTCCGTTAGACGCAGGGTAGACAACTTTGAATCTCAGGTGAGGGTGCGGCTCCTTAATATTTCTATTCACTCAGTTCATCATGACATTAAAACCATCACCCAACGAATTCAGTCTATTACTTCCTGTCTTAGGAACTCACTTCCTGCCCATATCATCAATAATTTTGATCGTCGACTGCTCAATCAATTTAATTTTACTGTTAACAAATCACTTGAAACACTTCAAAAAAAGATTGCCAATCTTGGTATCACTCCATTTTCCAAAATTAAACATCAACAGAAATGGTTCAAAAATCTTACTGATATTGATCTTCCTCCTAATGTCTCAAAATTACTGGCTCTTGGTCCAAAATTTGGTTTAGCTCCAACTCTCAAGGATTATTCAATTTGTAACCTTTTATCAGATGTCGAAAATATTTTAACAGATTCTGATTCCCCAGATCTCATTCAATTAAGATCATCAGCCAATAATATTATACTAAACTATACCAATGCTCCAAAAAAATCACAGTCAGAAATAGATCGGGTTTACATtgaaacaaaaacttttttaaaggaTCACCCTGAATTATTAGTTCTTTTGAGTGACAAGGGAAATACCACCGTACTCATGTACAGAGATCAGTACATGGAGTTAAGCCAATCACTCTTAAATGATGATCAATATTATAGATCATTACCAAGAAACCCTACCATCACTTTTACATCTAAGATCAATAAGCACATTTCTAATTTAAAAAGATCTAATATAATTACAGATGTTGTAGCCAAAGCCCTCAACAATTATAATGGTATCGCTCCTAGATTTTACTGTTTGCCAAAAATTCACAAACCTCAACTATCCATGCGTCCCATAGTATCATCAATCAACTCTCCCAACTGTAATATTGCTAAATTTTTGGCCAATATACTTTCAACATCATATGATCACAACAACGAATTCAATATTTCAGACTCGTTTAAATTCAGTGAATTCATCAATAACTTCCAACTACCTATAGGGTTTCAAATAGTAAGTTTTGATGTGGTGTCCCTTTTCACTAACCTACCTTTACCTGTAGTCCTTTCCTCCTTACATAACCATTGGAACCAAATCCAACCCCATTGTCCTTTTGGGTGGGAAACCTTTGTGGAACTTCTTAAACTAGTTTTTGATACCAACTATTTCGTCTACAATGACAAATTTTATCTACAAATCTTTGGTACTCCAATGGGATCTTCTATTTCTCCCCTGTTGGTTGGTTTTGTCTTAGATGACTTGATTTTAGACAGACTCAGTCTTCTAGATTACAACATTCCTTTTGTGAAGAGATATGTGGACGACTTGATCCTGGCTGTACCCACTGATCAGATTTTGAACACCCTTTCCGTTTTTAATGATTATAATCCCCACTTACAATTTACATGTGAGATGGAGGAGAACAACACCATTCCCTTCCTGGACATGTTAGTTGTACGAGGTACTGACAACATCCTAAGAACCAAATGGTTTAGAAAGAGCGTTGCTAGCAATCGCTTccttaattattattcctttcATCCTAAAAGATTCAAACATAACCTCGTACAGGGATTAGCCCTAAGGACACATAGGTTGTCACATCCTCTTTACAGAAGTGAAGCCAGTATATTACTTAAGACCATTTTGGGTGAGAATTCTTATCCAATCTCTCTTATCAATAGATACATTTGTTCTACTTCTCGAGCATTACTTGACCAGACCTATTCCAATTTGGGAGGAGTTCACGATTCCCCACAAGTTAACATCGAAATTCAGAGGGATGAAGTATCCACATCTGTGTCCCCTCATAGATACTGCTCCTTACCTTATTTCCCATATCTAACTGAGAAACTTACGAAATTATTTAAACCGTTATCCACCAAAATTGGTATTAAGAATTGTAAAACAGTCGGTAATCTTTTTTCTCGTACGAAAACACCGATAGATATTTGGGAGAAATCTAATGTAGTTTACAACATCCCTTGTAAAGATTGTCATTTGAAATATATTGGCCACAAAAAAAGAACTTTGAAATCTCGCGTGACGTCACATAGAAGCGATATTAGATGCAACAAGCATTCTTGTGCCCTTAGCTCACATTCTATTTCACTGAATCATCAAATAGATTTTGATAACATCAAATCCTTAGGCTCAGAAtctaatttttataaaagaacCTTTTTAGAGATGACTCACATATTAAGAGAGAAAGATTCCATGAATAAACGCACAGATATAGACAATCTCAGCATTATATATCACTccttacttcttaacaacccataa